From a single Acidobacteriota bacterium genomic region:
- the rplV gene encoding 50S ribosomal protein L22 — protein sequence MEVTARLRYHRGSPQKVRLVADMIRGKEVDEAAAILRLSTKAAARPIEKLLKSAVANAENRDDQADIDRLYVKEIFVDCGPTLKRLRPQPMGRAFRILKRQSHVTIKLDSRKGED from the coding sequence TACCACCGGGGATCCCCGCAGAAGGTGCGGTTGGTGGCGGACATGATCCGCGGCAAGGAGGTCGACGAAGCGGCGGCTATCCTGAGGCTCAGCACCAAGGCAGCGGCTCGTCCGATCGAGAAGCTGCTGAAGTCGGCCGTCGCCAACGCCGAGAACCGCGACGATCAGGCGGATATCGACCGCCTCTATGTCAAGGAGATCTTCGTCGACTGCGGCCCCACGCTGAAGCGTCTGCGGCCGCAGCCGATGGGACGGGCTTTCCGCATCCTCAAGCGGCAGAGCCACGTCACGATCAAACTCGATTCCCGCAAGGGTGAGGATTAA